ACACTGGTTTGATTGAAAAATTCTCCGGGAAGCGTGAAAGCGGTTTCCGGGGCATTCCAGCTTGTGGTGACCATGTATTTTCTTCCGCCCAGCATTCCGCCGGTTCCGTAATTGACTTCCGGATGGTCTAAAGTCCTGCCGTCACTCATATAAATCCCTTTGGCATGGCCCGCTGTGAAAACTTCATCAATATATTTCTTGAAACCGTTCGGCAGTTGGAACCACCAGATCGGGGTGTGGTAAATAATATAGTCTGCCCAGACGAATTTCTTCACTTCTTCATTCTCATCATAACCTTCACTTATATGCGTGATTTCAACTTCTGTATTTGCGAAATCTTTTAATATGTCCAGCGTATTTTCTGCAATGGTCTGATTATATTTTCCTCCGGAATGCCCGAAGTCCTGTCCACCGTTAATGATCAATACTTTTTTCATTACTGTTGATTGTTTAAA
The sequence above is a segment of the Chryseobacterium sp. JJR-5R genome. Coding sequences within it:
- a CDS encoding NAD(P)H-dependent oxidoreductase codes for the protein MKKVLIINGGQDFGHSGGKYNQTIAENTLDILKDFANTEVEITHISEGYDENEEVKKFVWADYIIYHTPIWWFQLPNGFKKYIDEVFTAGHAKGIYMSDGRTLDHPEVNYGTGGMLGGRKYMVTTSWNAPETAFTLPGEFFNQTSVDNGPLFGFHKMNAFVSLEKMESFHFHDVEKNADIVRDMNAYRNHLTTVFEKELKPQLT